The genomic interval GGCGACGCGCTGACCAGCACGATCGTCGCCGCAACGGCGACCGCGAAGAGCACGGACGGGGAACGGGACATCGGGCACCACCAATCGATCGCGCACCCGGAAGGCGCGCACACGAAGCCAGCCGACAAACAGTCGGCCGAGCAGAGTCAGAGCGCGATCGGAAGAGGGGGGCCGCGGTGGCGGTGAACCGACAGGCGTGCCGCCGGCCGGACAATCCAGCCCGGCGCGTCTGCGACACCGGCGGGGCGCGTCACGGTGAGTGCGGGGATCACGTCGTGTGTCACGACGCGGCGCGCCCACGCGCGCAGTCGATGACCGAGCGCGAGCAGAGCCCGCAGCGTGCGCTCCCCCTGGTACAGCGCCGCGATCGTCACCGCCGCAGCGATCCCGTGCCCCACCCACATCGAGGGGTCGGCGCACAGCGCCGCCACCGTCGACTCGCCGCCGCTCGGAAGCACCGGCATCCCCGAGTGATGCTGATGCCCTGACGATGTGGAGCTCGAGTCAGATGCGGACACCGCACCCATAACGAAAAGCGTGTGGAAGAGAAGCTGGCTCACAATCACGCTCACAGCCAGACGCAGCCTCGAAAGCCCGCGACCGGTGAGCAGGGTGCTGACCATGACCGCGAGCACCCAGGGAGCGGCGATGCCCACCCACCCCGGGATATCTCCGCCTGCAACCACGTGCGACAGCAACGCCGTGAACGTCGCGACGGACGCGACGAAGACGCCACGCGCAACGCGCGGTGCACGGGAGGAACGCATACGCCCAGTGTGCCAGGTCCCGGACCTGAGCGACTTCGGCCGGCAATCGCTCCGATAGCGGCACCATCGCGGCCGCGGGCATCTGCGGGGCGCCCCTTTCCGAGGCAAGGCACCGCAGTTGCCCTCGGGCCGTGGTCTAGAAGATGTGGGCCTCATACGAATCGAGGCGTGCCTGATGACGGTTCTGGAGCTCTCGGTACACAGTGGCGCGGGACACGCTGAATAGTCCCGCAAGTTCCGTCTGGCTGTACTCGCCCCGGTCGTAGATCTCGAACAGCAGCTTCCGCTGCGGCCCGGTGAATTTCGGCTGCTTGCCCTTCAACCGTCCCTTCGCACGCGCAACGGCCATCCCCTCACGCGTCCGCATACTGATGAGGTCCCGCTCGAACTCGGCGACCATCGCCAGAACGCTCAGGGTGCGCCGCCGAAGGCGACGAGACTACCGGGATCCCCAAGCGGGCATTACCGGTAGGGGAGGTTCGTGAGCGGCTGAAGCTGCGCGCGGTTGCCATCTCTCGCGTGCGGTGCGCGCTGAGCGCCCGGCCGCGAGCGTCGTCTCTCCCCATCTCGCTTCGCCGATTCGCCCGACAGATACCCCCGGGTGTATAGTTTACGTATACCCCCAGGGGTACCGACGGATGAGGAGGAACAAGCGTGTGCAGCAAAGTGACCTGCGGGGAGTGCGGCAAGGCGACGTGGGCCGGGTGCGGCCAGCACGTCGAGGATGCGCTGTGGGGTGTGCCGGCAGAGGAACGGTGCCCCGGCCACGACCAGGCCGAGGTCGCGTGAATACGATGCGCCGCCTTCGACTGCTGGCGCTGCCGGCACTTGCGATCATGTTTGGCGCCGCCACGGCATGTGCTCCGGCGGTCACCCCCGTAGAGGTGACCGAGGAGACCACCGTAGTCGACGTTCGCACCCCTGAGGAGTACGCCGGCGGGCACCTCGACGGTGCGGTAAACATCGACGTGAGCGCCGCCGACTTCACGGCCGAGCTCGCAGAGCTCGATCCGTCCGCCGAGTACGTCGTCTACTGCCAGTCCGGCAACCGCTCGTCTCGCGCCGTGGCGCAGATGGAGCAGGGGGGCTTCACCTCCGTCCACGACGCCGGCGGCATCTCGGACGCCGCCGCAGCGACAGGACTCACCGTCGTCGGCTGACGGGCGACGACCGAGAAAGGAAGGGTCTGATATGGCCACCAGAGAGATCACCCTCGAGGGGTTCGCCGAGGTCGTCGAGCAGAACGACATCGTACTCCTCGACTTCTGGGCCGCGTGGTGCGGTCCGTGCCGCATGTTCGCGCCGGTCTTCGAGAAGGCGTCGGAGCAGCACGCCGACATCGTCTTCGGCAAGATCGACACGGAGGATCAGCGCGAGCTCGCCGCCGCGTTCCACATCTCGTCGATCCCGACCCTCATGGTGTTCCGCGAGGGTGTGGTCGTCTTCTCGCAGCCTGGTGCGCTCGGCGCGCAGCAACTCGATCAGCTGATCACCGGTGTGCGAGGGCTGGACATGGATGCTGTGCATGCCGATGTCGCAGCGCACCAACAGCAGAGAGCGGAGCAGACGCAGAAGGAGGCCGTGCGATGAGGATCGTTGTGGTTGGCGGTGTCGCCGGAGGGATGAGCAGCGCGGCTCGAGCTCGCAGGCTCGACGAGAATGCCGAGATCGTGGTGCTCGAGCGCGGCGCGCACGTGTCGTTCGCCAACTGCGGTCTGCCCTACTTCGTCGGCGGTGAGATCACCGATGCGAGCAAGCTTCTCGTGCAGACTCCGCAGTCGCTACGCGCAGCGCTGGACCTCGACGTCCGTACCCGCAGTGAGGTCATCGCGGTCGACACCGCGGCGAAGAACGTCACGGTCCGCGCCGAAGACGACGTGTACGAGCTATCGTACGACGCACTCGTACTCTCGCCCGGTGCGTCGGCGCTGCGCCCACCGCTGCGCGGGCTCGACTCGCCGCGCGTGCGCACGCTGCGTACGGTCGAGGATGCCCTTTCGTTGCGCGACGAGGTTCACGACGGCGCCCGCCGCGCCGTCGTGCTTGGCGCCGGGTTCATCGGCATCGAAGCCGCCGAGGCGCTCGCCCAGCAGGGACTCGACGTCTCGGTCGTCGAACTCGCCCCGCATCCGCTGCCGCCGCTCGAGACCGAGCTCGCGTGGCTCGTCACCGAGCAGCTCGTCGAGCTGGGCATCACGGTGCGCACCGGCATCGCCGCGGCAAGCGTGGAACGCGGAGAGGACGCTGACACCGTCGTCCTCGCCGACGGCTCGCGGCTCGAAGCCGACATCATCGTGCTCTCGGTCGGCGTGCGCCCCGACACGGCCCCCTTCGAAGCCGCCGGGATCGCGTGCGAGCGGGGTGCGATCGTGGTCGACGCCCACGGCCGCACGTCGGCGCCGGGGGTCTGGGCCGCCGGCGACGCCACCGTCTCGGTCGACGCCGTCACCGGTATCCGTCGGCCTGTCACCCTTGCCGGGCCGGCCAACCGCGCAGGTCGCCTGATCGCCGACGACATCCTGCGACCCGACACCGCCCGGGCTGTGCCGCAGCCGGTCGGCACCGCGATCGTGCGCGTCGGCGAGTTGACCGCCGCGCTCACCGGAGCCAATCGCTCATCGCTGGACGCCGCGGGCGTGAGCCACCGCACGCTCCACCTGCACCCGAACCAACACGCGGGCTACTTCCCGGGTGCGTCGCAGGTGCACCTGGTCGTACAGATCCGCGCGTCCGACGGCTTGCTGCTGGGTGCACAGGCGGTCGGCAACGAGGGTGTCGACAAGCGCATCGACGTCCTCGCCACCGCGATCCGCGCCGGCATGCGCGTCGATGACCTGATCGATCTCGACCTCGCGTACGCGCCGCCGTACGGGCAAGCGAAGGATGCCATCAACCTCACCGGCATGGTGGGCGAGAACGTCATGACCGGCACGCTGACACTCTGGTACCCCGAGCATCTCGACAATGTGCGCGACAGCGCGCTGATCCTCGACGTGCGCACCCCGGCCGAGTACGCGACCGGGTTCGTGCCCGGATCGCTGAACATCCCGCACACCGAGCTGCGAGACCGACTCGACGAGGTCCGCGACGCGGCCGCGGGACGACCCGTGCGGGTCATGTGCCAGTCCGGCGTGCGGTCAGGCATTGCCCACCGCGTCCTCGCGCAGTCAGGCTTCGACTCTGCGTCACTGTCGGGCGGGATGCTGACGCTCCAGGCCTGGCTCGGTGCACGTCAGTCCGACGTGCTCGAGCGGCCCGAGGTGCTCGC from Microbacterium aurum carries:
- the trxA gene encoding thioredoxin, giving the protein MATREITLEGFAEVVEQNDIVLLDFWAAWCGPCRMFAPVFEKASEQHADIVFGKIDTEDQRELAAAFHISSIPTLMVFREGVVVFSQPGALGAQQLDQLITGVRGLDMDAVHADVAAHQQQRAEQTQKEAVR
- a CDS encoding FAD-dependent oxidoreductase — translated: MRIVVVGGVAGGMSSAARARRLDENAEIVVLERGAHVSFANCGLPYFVGGEITDASKLLVQTPQSLRAALDLDVRTRSEVIAVDTAAKNVTVRAEDDVYELSYDALVLSPGASALRPPLRGLDSPRVRTLRTVEDALSLRDEVHDGARRAVVLGAGFIGIEAAEALAQQGLDVSVVELAPHPLPPLETELAWLVTEQLVELGITVRTGIAAASVERGEDADTVVLADGSRLEADIIVLSVGVRPDTAPFEAAGIACERGAIVVDAHGRTSAPGVWAAGDATVSVDAVTGIRRPVTLAGPANRAGRLIADDILRPDTARAVPQPVGTAIVRVGELTAALTGANRSSLDAAGVSHRTLHLHPNQHAGYFPGASQVHLVVQIRASDGLLLGAQAVGNEGVDKRIDVLATAIRAGMRVDDLIDLDLAYAPPYGQAKDAINLTGMVGENVMTGTLTLWYPEHLDNVRDSALILDVRTPAEYATGFVPGSLNIPHTELRDRLDEVRDAAAGRPVRVMCQSGVRSGIAHRVLAQSGFDSASLSGGMLTLQAWLGARQSDVLERPEVLARA
- a CDS encoding rhodanese-like domain-containing protein, with the protein product MRRLRLLALPALAIMFGAATACAPAVTPVEVTEETTVVDVRTPEEYAGGHLDGAVNIDVSAADFTAELAELDPSAEYVVYCQSGNRSSRAVAQMEQGGFTSVHDAGGISDAAAATGLTVVG
- a CDS encoding recombinase family protein codes for the protein MSVLAMVAEFERDLISMRTREGMAVARAKGRLKGKQPKFTGPQRKLLFEIYDRGEYSQTELAGLFSVSRATVYRELQNRHQARLDSYEAHIF